The DNA region GACGTGTGGGAGGCGGTGAAGCCGGCCTCGGTCGGCATCCCCGGATGGCCCCGGGTCCCGCGCGGCGAGGACTGGAAGATCGGCGTCTGCCGCGCCCTCGGCTGGTCCCACCTGACCACCGGTGAGGCGTGGCAGCGCATCCTCGCCTGCGTGAGCAGCTACCGCGACCTCGAACCCGAGCTCCTCGGCCGGGTGGAGGAGCTGATCGACTTCGTGACGGAGCCGGGCGCCTAGCTGTATTGCCCTGTCCGGTCCGGTCCGCCCCGGGGCGCGGCCCGGGAGCGGCGCTAGTCGACCAGGTCGCGGACCACGGCGTCGGCGAGGAGGCGGCCCTTGAGGGTGAGGACGGCGCGGCCCTCGGCGTAAGGGGCGGGCTCCAGGAGGCCGTCCGTCACCGCGCGGGCGGCGGCGCGGGCGCCCTGGGGGGCCAGCAGGTCCAGCGGGCAGCCGGCGGCCAGGCGCAGCTCCAGGAGGATGCGCTCGACCCGGCGGTCCTCGGCGGTGAGCAGTTCGCGGCCGGCGCCGGGGCTGCGGCCCTCGGCGAGCGCCTGGGCGTAGGCGCCGGGGTGCTTGACGTTCCACCAGCGGACGCCGCCGACGTGGCTGTGCGCGCCGGGGCCCGCGCCCCACCAGTCCGCGCCGGTCCAGTACAGCTCGTTGTGCCGGCAGCGGCCGGCCGCCGAGGCGGCCCAGTTGGACACCTCGTACCAGTGGAAGCCCGCGGCCGCCAGGCGCTCCTCGGCGATCAGGTAGCGGTCGGCGTGCTCGTCGTCGTCGGTCGGCGGGACCTCGCCGCGCCGGATGCGCTGGGCCAGCCGGGTGCCGTCCTCGACGATCAGCGCGTACGCCGAGACGTGGTCGGGCCCGGCGCCCAGGGCCGCGTCCAGCGAGGCCCGCCAGTCGTCGTCGCTCTCGCCGGGGGTGCCGTAGATGAGGTCGAGGTTGACGTGCTCGAACCCGGCCGCGCGGGCCTCGGCCACGCAGCGCTCGGGCCGGCCAGGGGTGTGGGTGCGGTCCAGCACGCGCAGCACGTGCTGCCGGGCGCTCTGCATGCCGAAGGACACCCGGGTGAAGCCGGCCGCGCGCAGGTCGGCCAGGTAGGCGGGGTCGACGGACTCCGGGTTGGCCTCGGTCGTCACCTCCGCGTCCGGCGCGAGCCCGAACTCCTCCCGGATCGCCGCCAGCATCCGCCCGAGGTCGGCCGCGGGCAGCAGCGTGGGGGTGCCGCCGCCCACGAACACCGTCTCCACCCGCCGCGGGTCGTCCCCGAGCGCCTTGCGGGCCCGCCGCACCTCCTCGACCAGCACGTCGGCGTAGTTCTCGCGCGAGGCGAGCGCGCCGCCGGAGCCGCGCAGCTCGCTCGCGGTGTAGGTGTTGAAGTCGCAGTACCCGCAGCGCGTCGCGCAGTACGGCACGTGCAGGTAGAACCCGAGCGGCCGGTCGGCCGCCCCGGCCAGGGCGTGCGGCGGCAGCGCGCCGTCGGCGGGCACGGGCTCGCCGTCGGGGAGTACGGAAGGCATCCCCCCAGTATCCGCCACCGGCGGGCGTTCCGGCGGCCGGCGAAGGAGCGGCCGTCAGGCGCGCAGCACCAGCAGCGCCAGGTCGTCGGCGGGCGGGGCGTCGTCGAAGTCGTGCACGGCCCGGCGGATCCGCTCGGCGACGTCGGCCGCGGCCAGCCCGCGGCACTCCCGCAGCGCCGCCGCCAGGCCGTCGTCGTCGTCGAACTGCCGCCGTCCGTGCCGCCGCTCGGTGACGCCGTCGGTCACGCACAGCAGCACGTCGCCGGGCGCGAGGTCGAGGCGCTGGCTGGTGTAGCGGGCGTCGTCGGAGATCCCGAGCAGCAGTTGCGGCTCGGCCGCGGGCCGCACGGTGCCGTCCGCGGCGAGCAGCAGCGGCAGCGGGTGCCCGGCGGAGGCGATCGTGCAGCGCGCGCCGAGGAACGCCCCGGGGCCGGGACCGGAGCCCGGGGCGGAGGCCGGGCCGGGGCCGGGATACGGGTCGGGGTACGGGTCGGGGCGGCCGGGCGCGTACGGCGTGACCTCGCCGTACAGCAGGGACAGGAACCGGCCCTGGCCGGTGTGCCACGCGGTGGTCTCGGCGAGCAGCGCGGTGGCCGCCTCGTCGGCGAGGGCCCGGTTGAGCCGGTCCAGCACGTCGGCGACGCCGTACCCCTCGCGGGCCAGCAGCCGCAGCACCGGGCGGGCGATGCCGGCCAGCGACGCCGCCTCGGGGCCGCTGCCGCAGACGTCGCCCAGGGCGAAGCACCAGCGGCCGTCGCCGGCCGGGAACAGGTCGTAGAAGTCGCCGCCCACCCAGTCGCCGGCGGCCGGCTCGTAGACCACCGCGTGCTCGACGCCGGGGATGCGGCCGGCCGCCGGCGGCAGCAGGCCGCGTTGCAGGACCGTGCTGATCATCGCCTGGCGGGCGTACTGCCGCGCGGTGCCGAGGGCGAGCGCGACCCGGCGGGCGAAGTCGTCGATCAGGCCGGCCGCCCCGTCCGGCAGCCCGAGCAGCCCGGAGCGGCCGAGCATCAGCGTGCCGTGGCAGTGGCCGCCGGCCACCAGCGGCACGGCCGTCGCGCCGAACGGATCGGCGAGCGGCCTGCTCCCCCACGTCCCGTCCTGCGCGGGCGCGGGCGGCGGCGACTTCTCCAGTACGGCCCGCAGGTCGTCGGCCGACTGCTCCGAGCGGTGCCAGACGTGGGCCAGCCGGGGCGCCGCGCCCGGCGGGTACAGCCACACCGCGCACCAGTCGGCGAGCCGCGGGACCAGCAGCTGGGCGGCGAGCGAGGCGACGTTGTCCTCGTCGAGCTGCCCGGCCAGCAGCTCGGAGGCCTCGGCGAGGAAGGACAGCGAGCCGCGGCTGATCCAGTCGGGGTCGGCGCGGCGCGGCGGCGCGGGCAGCGCGGGGGCGAGCAGCTGCGTCGGCCCGTCGGGCGGCGCCGCGGCCGGGGCGTCGGCGGCCAGGTCGATCCGGCACCAGACGGTCTTGCGGTCGCGGCGGTAGCTGACGCCCCAGGCGTCGGCGAGCCCGGCGACCAGGTGCAGGCCGCGGCCGTCCTCCGCGGCCTCCGGCGGCGGGGCGGCGCGCGAGCGCAGGACGCGGGCGGGGTGGTGGTCGGTGACGGCGAGGAACAGTTCGGGGCCGGCCGCGGGGTCGAGCCGGCAGAGCAGGTCGACGCCGGTGCCGGCGTGCACCACGGCGTTCGTCACCAGCTCGCTGAGCAGCAGGGTGCCGTCGTCCACGGCACGCTCGGGGAAGCCGGGCGGCGCCCAGGCGGCCAGCGCGGTGCGCAGGAAGCGGCGGGCCGCGCCGGCGGCGAGCTCGTTGCCGGGCAGGCTGGTCCGCAGGGCCGTCCGCCCGTCCTGGACGCGGGGGGCGGGCGCGGCCGGCGAGGCTTCCGTGACGCTCATCGTCTCAGCGTCGCAGGCCCCGTCGGCTTTCCCGGCCGCCCGGGTCCGGCGTCCCCCGTTCGTGCGATCCGCCGCCGGCCGCGCCCCCGGTCGCGCCCCCGACTGCGCTACTCTGCGCGCCGGCGCGGGGCGGGGCGCCGACCCGGTCCCGCGGGTGCGGCGCCGGCCCGGTCTCAGGCCTCGCGCGTGCCCGCGTACATCTCGTCGATGAGCGGCGCGAACTCCCGCTCCACGACGGGGCGCTTGAGCTTGAGCGACGGCGTCAGGTCGCCGTGCTCGACGTCGAGGTCGCGCGGCAGGACGCGGAACTTGCGGATCTGCTGCCAGCGCTGCAACCCCTCGTTGAGGCGCTGCACATAGCCGTCGACCAGCTCGCGCACCGCGTCGCTCGCCACCACCTCGGCGTACGGCCGGCCCTTAAGGCCGTTCTCCGCCGCCCAGGCCAGGATCGCGGGCTCGTCGAGCGCGAGCAGCGCCGTACAGAAGTTGCGGCCGCCGCCGACGACCAGCACGTTGCTGACGTACGGGCACACCGCCTTGAACTGGCCCTCGACCTCGGCGGGCGCGATGTACTTGCCGCCGGAGGTCTTGATCAGGTCCTTCTTGCGGTCGGTGATCTTCAGGAAGCCGTCGGGCGACAGCTCGCCGATGTCGCCGGTGTGGAACCAGCCGTCCGGCTCCAGCACCTCCGCGGTCTTCTCCGGCAACCCGTGGTAGCCCTGCATGATGCCGGGGCCGCGCAGCAGGATCTCGCCGTCCTCGGCGATCCTGACCTCCAGGCCGGGCAGCGCCTTGCCGACCGTGCCGGTGCGGTAGGACTCGCCGGGGTTGCAGAAGCTGGCCGCGCTGGACTCGGTGAGGCCGTAGCCCTCCAGGATGTGGATGCCGGCGCCGGAGAAGAAGTAGCCGATCTCGGGGGCGAGCGCGGCCGAGCCGGACACGCACGCGCGCAGCCGGCCGCCGAACGCCTCGCGCAGCTTGGCGTAGACCAGCCGGTCGGCGACCGCGTGCTTGGTGCGCAGGCCCAGCGGGGCGGTGGGCACACCGGTCAGTCGCATGCTGTTCTGGGTGGCCTTGGCGTACTCGCGGGCCACCTCGGCGGCCCACTGGAAGATCCGGTACTTGGCGGCGCCGCCCTCGCGGGCCTTGGCCGCGACGCCGTTGTAGACCTTCTCGAAGATCCGCGGCACGGCGGCCATGTACGTGGGCCGCACCACCGGCAGGTTCTCGATGATTTTGTCCACCCGGCCGTCGACGGCGGTGACGTGGCCGACGGTGATCTGGCCCGCGGTGAGCACCTTGCCGAAGACGTGCGCGAGCGGCAGCCACAGGTACTGCACGTCGTTCTCGTCCAGCAGTTCGATCGCCTCGATGGCGCGGCCCATGTACGACCAGGCGTCGTGCGGCAGCCGGACGCCCTTGGGGCGGCCGGTGGTGCCGGAGGTGTAGATCAGGGTGGCGAGCTGGTCGCGGCCGATCGCGGCGACGCTCTCGCGGACCGCCTCGGGGTGCTGCTCCAGGTAGGCGGCGCCGCGCTTCTCCAGCTCCTGCAGCGACAGCACCCAGCCGTCGCCGTCGGGGTCGGCCGCGTCGGCGGTGTCGATGACCACGACGTGCGCGAGCTCGGGCAGTTCGGCGCGGCGCCGGCGGGCCTTGTCGACCTGGGCGGCGTTCTCCGCGATCAGTACCCGGCTGCCGGAGTCGGCGAGGATGAACGCGGTCTCGTCGGCGTTGGTGCTCGCGTAGACGGTGGTGGTGGCAGCGCCCGCGCACAGCACGGCGAGGTCGGCGAGGATCCAGTCGACCCGGGTGTCGGAGGCGATGGCCACCCGCTCCTCGGGCCGCACGCCGAGGTCCATCAGGCCGGCCGCGATCGCGAAGACCCGCTCGGCGGCCTGGCCCCAGGTCACCGACCGCCACTCGTCCGGGCCCTGCCCGTCGGCCGGCGGCACCGGGTAGCGGTACGCCTCGGCGTCGGGTGTGGCGGCGACCCGCTCAAGGAAGAGCGTCGCCACGGACGGCGGCCGGTTCTCGATCAGGGACTGTGTGCCGGTCACGGCAACCTCCGGGACGCGCGCGATTTCTTCTTAACTCACCAGTAACCTATCCGGTCGGATCAGGGTAGAGGCCGCGGGCCGGATGCGTAAGGGGACACGGCCCGCGGGTTGCACGCCGCGGGGGTTACTTCCTGGCCTTGGCGTCGCCGTCGGAGTCG from Actinacidiphila sp. DG2A-62 includes:
- the hemW gene encoding radical SAM family heme chaperone HemW → MPSVLPDGEPVPADGALPPHALAGAADRPLGFYLHVPYCATRCGYCDFNTYTASELRGSGGALASRENYADVLVEEVRRARKALGDDPRRVETVFVGGGTPTLLPAADLGRMLAAIREEFGLAPDAEVTTEANPESVDPAYLADLRAAGFTRVSFGMQSARQHVLRVLDRTHTPGRPERCVAEARAAGFEHVNLDLIYGTPGESDDDWRASLDAALGAGPDHVSAYALIVEDGTRLAQRIRRGEVPPTDDDEHADRYLIAEERLAAAGFHWYEVSNWAASAAGRCRHNELYWTGADWWGAGPGAHSHVGGVRWWNVKHPGAYAQALAEGRSPGAGRELLTAEDRRVERILLELRLAAGCPLDLLAPQGARAAARAVTDGLLEPAPYAEGRAVLTLKGRLLADAVVRDLVD
- a CDS encoding ATP-binding SpoIIE family protein phosphatase; the protein is MSVTEASPAAPAPRVQDGRTALRTSLPGNELAAGAARRFLRTALAAWAPPGFPERAVDDGTLLLSELVTNAVVHAGTGVDLLCRLDPAAGPELFLAVTDHHPARVLRSRAAPPPEAAEDGRGLHLVAGLADAWGVSYRRDRKTVWCRIDLAADAPAAAPPDGPTQLLAPALPAPPRRADPDWISRGSLSFLAEASELLAGQLDEDNVASLAAQLLVPRLADWCAVWLYPPGAAPRLAHVWHRSEQSADDLRAVLEKSPPPAPAQDGTWGSRPLADPFGATAVPLVAGGHCHGTLMLGRSGLLGLPDGAAGLIDDFARRVALALGTARQYARQAMISTVLQRGLLPPAAGRIPGVEHAVVYEPAAGDWVGGDFYDLFPAGDGRWCFALGDVCGSGPEAASLAGIARPVLRLLAREGYGVADVLDRLNRALADEAATALLAETTAWHTGQGRFLSLLYGEVTPYAPGRPDPYPDPYPGPGPASAPGSGPGPGAFLGARCTIASAGHPLPLLLAADGTVRPAAEPQLLLGISDDARYTSQRLDLAPGDVLLCVTDGVTERRHGRRQFDDDDGLAAALRECRGLAAADVAERIRRAVHDFDDAPPADDLALLVLRA
- a CDS encoding AMP-dependent synthetase/ligase, with translation MTGTQSLIENRPPSVATLFLERVAATPDAEAYRYPVPPADGQGPDEWRSVTWGQAAERVFAIAAGLMDLGVRPEERVAIASDTRVDWILADLAVLCAGAATTTVYASTNADETAFILADSGSRVLIAENAAQVDKARRRRAELPELAHVVVIDTADAADPDGDGWVLSLQELEKRGAAYLEQHPEAVRESVAAIGRDQLATLIYTSGTTGRPKGVRLPHDAWSYMGRAIEAIELLDENDVQYLWLPLAHVFGKVLTAGQITVGHVTAVDGRVDKIIENLPVVRPTYMAAVPRIFEKVYNGVAAKAREGGAAKYRIFQWAAEVAREYAKATQNSMRLTGVPTAPLGLRTKHAVADRLVYAKLREAFGGRLRACVSGSAALAPEIGYFFSGAGIHILEGYGLTESSAASFCNPGESYRTGTVGKALPGLEVRIAEDGEILLRGPGIMQGYHGLPEKTAEVLEPDGWFHTGDIGELSPDGFLKITDRKKDLIKTSGGKYIAPAEVEGQFKAVCPYVSNVLVVGGGRNFCTALLALDEPAILAWAAENGLKGRPYAEVVASDAVRELVDGYVQRLNEGLQRWQQIRKFRVLPRDLDVEHGDLTPSLKLKRPVVEREFAPLIDEMYAGTREA